In a genomic window of Muntiacus reevesi chromosome 1, mMunRee1.1, whole genome shotgun sequence:
- the ZRANB2 gene encoding zinc finger Ran-binding domain-containing protein 2 isoform X1, producing MSTKNFRVSDGDWICPDKKCGNVNFARRTSCNRCGREKTTEAKMMKAGGTEIGKTLAEKSRGLFSANDWQCKTCSNVNWARRSECNMCNTPKYAKLEERTGYGGGFNERENVEYIEREESDGEYDEFGRKKKKYRGKAVGPASILKEVEDKESEGEEEDEDEDLSKYKLDEDEDEDDADLSKYNLDASEEEDSNKKKSNRRSRSKSRSSHSRSSSRSSSPSSSRSRSRSRSRSSSSSQSRSRSSSRERSRSRGSKSRSSSRSHRGSSSPRKRSYSSSSSSPERNRKRSRSRSSSSGDRKKRRTRSRSPERHHRSPSGSSHSGSRSSSKKK from the exons ATGTCGACCAAGAATTTCAGAGTCAGTGACGGTGACTGGATTTGCCCGGACAAAAA atGTGGAAATGTAAACTTTGCTAGAAGAACTAGCTGTAATAGATGTGGTCGAG agAAAACAACTGAGGCTAAGATGATGAAAGCAGGGGGCACTGAAATAGGAAAGACACTCGCAGAAAAGAGCCGAGGCTTATTTAGTGCTAATGACTGGCAGTGTAAAAC tTGCAGTAATGTGAATTGGGCCAGAAGATCAGAGTGTAACATGTGTAATACTCCGAAGTATGCTAAACTGGAAGAAAGAACAG GATATGGTGGAGgttttaatgaaagagaaaatgttgaATACATAGAAAGAGAAGAGTCTGATGGTGAATATGATGAG TTTGGAcgtaagaagaaaaaatacagaggGAAGGCAGTTGGTCCTGCatctattttaaaagaagttgaagataaagaatctgagggagaagaagaggatgaggatGAAGATCTTTCTAAATATAAATTAGATGAG GATGAGGATGAAGATGATGCTGATCTCTCAAAATATAATCTTGATGCCAGTGAAGAAGAAgatagtaataaaaagaaatctaacaGACGAAGTCGCTCAAAATCTCGGTCTTCACATTCACGATCTTCATCACGCTCATCCTCCCCCTCCAGTTCAAGGTCTAGGTCCAG GTCGCGTTCAAGAAGTTCTTCCAGTTCGCAGTCAAGATCTCGTTCCAGTTCCAGAGAACGTTCGAGATCTCGTGGGTCGAAATCAAG ATCCAGCTCCAGGTCCCACAGGGGTTCTTCTTCCCCACGAAAAAGATCTTACTCAAGTTCATCATCATCTCCTGAGaggaacagaaagagaagtcgTTCTAGATCTTCTTCATCTGGTGATCGCAAAAAAAGACGAACAAGATCACGGTCACCTGAAAG GCACCACAGGTCACCTTCTGGATCATCCCATTCTGGTTCCCGTTCaagttcaaaaaagaaataa
- the ZRANB2 gene encoding zinc finger Ran-binding domain-containing protein 2 isoform X2 has translation MSTKNFRVSDGDWICPDKKCGNVNFARRTSCNRCGREKTTEAKMMKAGGTEIGKTLAEKSRGLFSANDWQCKTCSNVNWARRSECNMCNTPKYAKLEERTGYGGGFNERENVEYIEREESDGEYDEFGRKKKKYRGKAVGPASILKEVEDKESEGEEEDEDEDLSKYKLDEDEDEDDADLSKYNLDASEEEDSNKKKSNRRSRSKSRSSHSRSSSRSSSPSSSRSRSRSRSRSSSSSQSRSRSSSRERSRSRGSKSRSSSRSHRGSSSPRKRSYSSSSSSPERNRKRSRSRSSSSGDRKKRRTRSRSPESQVIGENTKQP, from the exons ATGTCGACCAAGAATTTCAGAGTCAGTGACGGTGACTGGATTTGCCCGGACAAAAA atGTGGAAATGTAAACTTTGCTAGAAGAACTAGCTGTAATAGATGTGGTCGAG agAAAACAACTGAGGCTAAGATGATGAAAGCAGGGGGCACTGAAATAGGAAAGACACTCGCAGAAAAGAGCCGAGGCTTATTTAGTGCTAATGACTGGCAGTGTAAAAC tTGCAGTAATGTGAATTGGGCCAGAAGATCAGAGTGTAACATGTGTAATACTCCGAAGTATGCTAAACTGGAAGAAAGAACAG GATATGGTGGAGgttttaatgaaagagaaaatgttgaATACATAGAAAGAGAAGAGTCTGATGGTGAATATGATGAG TTTGGAcgtaagaagaaaaaatacagaggGAAGGCAGTTGGTCCTGCatctattttaaaagaagttgaagataaagaatctgagggagaagaagaggatgaggatGAAGATCTTTCTAAATATAAATTAGATGAG GATGAGGATGAAGATGATGCTGATCTCTCAAAATATAATCTTGATGCCAGTGAAGAAGAAgatagtaataaaaagaaatctaacaGACGAAGTCGCTCAAAATCTCGGTCTTCACATTCACGATCTTCATCACGCTCATCCTCCCCCTCCAGTTCAAGGTCTAGGTCCAG GTCGCGTTCAAGAAGTTCTTCCAGTTCGCAGTCAAGATCTCGTTCCAGTTCCAGAGAACGTTCGAGATCTCGTGGGTCGAAATCAAG ATCCAGCTCCAGGTCCCACAGGGGTTCTTCTTCCCCACGAAAAAGATCTTACTCAAGTTCATCATCATCTCCTGAGaggaacagaaagagaagtcgTTCTAGATCTTCTTCATCTGGTGATCGCAAAAAAAGACGAACAAGATCACGGTCACCTGAAAG CCAGGTGATTGGTGAAAACACTAAACAACCCTGA
- the PTGER3 gene encoding prostaglandin E2 receptor EP3 subtype isoform X9, whose product MKATRDHASAPFCTRFNHSDPGIWAAERAVEAPSNLTLPPEPSEDCGSVSVAFSMTMMITGFVGNALAITLVSKSYRRRESKRKKSFLLCIGWLALTDMVGQLLTSPVVIVLYLSHQHWEQLDPSGRLCTFFGLTMTVFGLSSLFIASAMAVERALATRAPHWYSSHMKTSATRAVLLGVWLAALAFALLPVLGVGQYTVQWPGTWCFISTRPEGNGTSSRQNWGNVFFASAFAILGLSALVVTFACNLATIKALVSRCRAKATASQSSAQWGRITTETAIQLMGIMCVLSVCWSPLLVFLCGPFSSTFGVSALY is encoded by the exons ATGAAGGCGACCCGGGACCACGCGAGCGCCCCTTTCTGTACGCGCTTCAACCACTCCGACCCGGGCATCTGGGCGGCCGAGCGCGCGGTTGAGGCGCCGAGCAACCTCACGCTGCCCCCGGAGCCCAGCGAGGACTGCGGCTCGGTGTCCGTAGCCTTTTCGATGACCATGATGATCACCGGGTTCGTGGGTAACGCGCTGGCCATAACGCTCGTGTCGAAGAGCTACAGGCGCCGGGAAAGCAAGCGCAAGAAGTCGTTCCTGCTGTGCATCGGCTGGCTGGCGCTCACCGACATGGTCGGGCAGCTGCTGACCAGCCCGGTGGTCATCGTCCTCTACCTGTCCCACCAGCACTGGGAGCAGCTCGACCCATCGGGGAGGTTGTGCACCTTCTTCGGCCTGACCATGACCGTCTTTGGGCTCTCCTCGCTCTTCATTGCCAGCGCCATGGCCGTCGAGCGGGCGCTGGCCACCCGGGCGCCGCACTGGTACTCGAGCCACATGAAGACCAGCGCCACCCGCGCCGTGCTGCTGGGCGTGTGGCTGGCCGCGCTCGCCTTCGCCCTCCTGCCGGTGCTGGGCGTAGGCCAGTATACCGTCCAGTGGCCTGGAACTTGGTGCTTCATTAGCACCCGGCCTGAGGGCAACGGGACTAGCTCCCGGCAAAACTGGGGCAACGTTTTCTTCGCTTCTGCCTTTGCCATCCTGGGGCTCTCGGCGCTGGTGGTCACCTTCGCCTGCAACCTGGCCACCATTAAGGCCCTGGTGTCCCGCTGCAGGGCCAAGGCCACGGCGTCGCAGTCCAGCGCCCAGTGGGGCCGAATCACGACAGAGACGGCCATCCAGCTCATGGGGATCATGTGCGTGCTGTCGGTCTGCTGGTCGCCGTTGCTG GTTTTCCTCTGCGGTCCTTTTAGCTCGACATTTGGTGTAAGTGCTCTTTACTAA
- the PTGER3 gene encoding prostaglandin E2 receptor EP3 subtype isoform X8 yields MKATRDHASAPFCTRFNHSDPGIWAAERAVEAPSNLTLPPEPSEDCGSVSVAFSMTMMITGFVGNALAITLVSKSYRRRESKRKKSFLLCIGWLALTDMVGQLLTSPVVIVLYLSHQHWEQLDPSGRLCTFFGLTMTVFGLSSLFIASAMAVERALATRAPHWYSSHMKTSATRAVLLGVWLAALAFALLPVLGVGQYTVQWPGTWCFISTRPEGNGTSSRQNWGNVFFASAFAILGLSALVVTFACNLATIKALVSRCRAKATASQSSAQWGRITTETAIQLMGIMCVLSVCWSPLLIKHHTNNSASSSTSFYPTSAPQP; encoded by the coding sequence ATGAAGGCGACCCGGGACCACGCGAGCGCCCCTTTCTGTACGCGCTTCAACCACTCCGACCCGGGCATCTGGGCGGCCGAGCGCGCGGTTGAGGCGCCGAGCAACCTCACGCTGCCCCCGGAGCCCAGCGAGGACTGCGGCTCGGTGTCCGTAGCCTTTTCGATGACCATGATGATCACCGGGTTCGTGGGTAACGCGCTGGCCATAACGCTCGTGTCGAAGAGCTACAGGCGCCGGGAAAGCAAGCGCAAGAAGTCGTTCCTGCTGTGCATCGGCTGGCTGGCGCTCACCGACATGGTCGGGCAGCTGCTGACCAGCCCGGTGGTCATCGTCCTCTACCTGTCCCACCAGCACTGGGAGCAGCTCGACCCATCGGGGAGGTTGTGCACCTTCTTCGGCCTGACCATGACCGTCTTTGGGCTCTCCTCGCTCTTCATTGCCAGCGCCATGGCCGTCGAGCGGGCGCTGGCCACCCGGGCGCCGCACTGGTACTCGAGCCACATGAAGACCAGCGCCACCCGCGCCGTGCTGCTGGGCGTGTGGCTGGCCGCGCTCGCCTTCGCCCTCCTGCCGGTGCTGGGCGTAGGCCAGTATACCGTCCAGTGGCCTGGAACTTGGTGCTTCATTAGCACCCGGCCTGAGGGCAACGGGACTAGCTCCCGGCAAAACTGGGGCAACGTTTTCTTCGCTTCTGCCTTTGCCATCCTGGGGCTCTCGGCGCTGGTGGTCACCTTCGCCTGCAACCTGGCCACCATTAAGGCCCTGGTGTCCCGCTGCAGGGCCAAGGCCACGGCGTCGCAGTCCAGCGCCCAGTGGGGCCGAATCACGACAGAGACGGCCATCCAGCTCATGGGGATCATGTGCGTGCTGTCGGTCTGCTGGTCGCCGTTGCTG
- the PTGER3 gene encoding prostaglandin E2 receptor EP3 subtype isoform X10, with protein MKATRDHASAPFCTRFNHSDPGIWAAERAVEAPSNLTLPPEPSEDCGSVSVAFSMTMMITGFVGNALAITLVSKSYRRRESKRKKSFLLCIGWLALTDMVGQLLTSPVVIVLYLSHQHWEQLDPSGRLCTFFGLTMTVFGLSSLFIASAMAVERALATRAPHWYSSHMKTSATRAVLLGVWLAALAFALLPVLGVGQYTVQWPGTWCFISTRPEGNGTSSRQNWGNVFFASAFAILGLSALVVTFACNLATIKALVSRCRAKATASQSSAQWGRITTETAIQLMGIMCVLSVCWSPLLEEFLGG; from the coding sequence ATGAAGGCGACCCGGGACCACGCGAGCGCCCCTTTCTGTACGCGCTTCAACCACTCCGACCCGGGCATCTGGGCGGCCGAGCGCGCGGTTGAGGCGCCGAGCAACCTCACGCTGCCCCCGGAGCCCAGCGAGGACTGCGGCTCGGTGTCCGTAGCCTTTTCGATGACCATGATGATCACCGGGTTCGTGGGTAACGCGCTGGCCATAACGCTCGTGTCGAAGAGCTACAGGCGCCGGGAAAGCAAGCGCAAGAAGTCGTTCCTGCTGTGCATCGGCTGGCTGGCGCTCACCGACATGGTCGGGCAGCTGCTGACCAGCCCGGTGGTCATCGTCCTCTACCTGTCCCACCAGCACTGGGAGCAGCTCGACCCATCGGGGAGGTTGTGCACCTTCTTCGGCCTGACCATGACCGTCTTTGGGCTCTCCTCGCTCTTCATTGCCAGCGCCATGGCCGTCGAGCGGGCGCTGGCCACCCGGGCGCCGCACTGGTACTCGAGCCACATGAAGACCAGCGCCACCCGCGCCGTGCTGCTGGGCGTGTGGCTGGCCGCGCTCGCCTTCGCCCTCCTGCCGGTGCTGGGCGTAGGCCAGTATACCGTCCAGTGGCCTGGAACTTGGTGCTTCATTAGCACCCGGCCTGAGGGCAACGGGACTAGCTCCCGGCAAAACTGGGGCAACGTTTTCTTCGCTTCTGCCTTTGCCATCCTGGGGCTCTCGGCGCTGGTGGTCACCTTCGCCTGCAACCTGGCCACCATTAAGGCCCTGGTGTCCCGCTGCAGGGCCAAGGCCACGGCGTCGCAGTCCAGCGCCCAGTGGGGCCGAATCACGACAGAGACGGCCATCCAGCTCATGGGGATCATGTGCGTGCTGTCGGTCTGCTGGTCGCCGTTGCTG